In Paenibacillus guangzhouensis, a single window of DNA contains:
- a CDS encoding endonuclease MutS2 produces MNQANLQRLEYVKVKELVAQHAASYLGRRHIEAMEPMTQLKLIRQKLDETAEAKEIIQSGGSVPIPSLEGLEHILDLMDTGYVFTEQDFMHIHTFLHSCAQLIKYMGTKAKIAPHFHAYATSMYELSALRTEIERCIRNGRVTDYASKDLAKVRKRIAVIEERLKSRLDALMSKHSSILQERIVSMRNDRYVLPIRREHRKLIKGTVLDESASGQTVFVEPADIAHIQHELAGYRAEEARIEAKILSDLTTYVEQYTYEIQVNVDTVGIYDFVFAKAKYAMTIDGRNVRLNDAGVLELIAARHPLLRHMVPLQFAIGRNYKSLIITGPNTGGKTLALKTVGLLTLMVQSGLLVPAAEESIFSVFDQVMVDIGDGQSIEHALSTFSAHIRHVIEILDVAGPGTLILIDEMASGTDPGEGVGLSIAILEELHRRGSTVVATTHFTEIKNFASVTPGFENARMAFDPETLQPAYRLIIGEAGQSYAFLIAKKLGLPEAIIARSRDITSQGVTEPLPSEVLKSKATESSARHVTIDLPNQHQRKEGVVELQGESRDKDRESGSNEEHDHPCSETEEVPSPPRPLQLGDRVRIPYLDRTGVIYETEDAKGIIGVMIQKQKLKINKKRVELYIEAKDLYGEDYDLSIVLDSKENRKKRKLMHRKHVEGLRIEMSPEE; encoded by the coding sequence ATGAATCAAGCCAATTTGCAACGACTCGAATACGTGAAAGTGAAGGAACTCGTCGCTCAGCATGCCGCTTCGTATCTCGGTAGACGCCATATTGAAGCGATGGAGCCGATGACACAGCTTAAGCTGATTCGCCAGAAGCTGGATGAGACGGCTGAAGCGAAGGAAATCATTCAGAGCGGGGGGAGCGTGCCCATCCCGTCCCTTGAAGGTCTCGAACACATTTTGGATTTAATGGATACGGGGTATGTATTCACGGAACAAGACTTCATGCATATTCATACGTTTCTGCATAGTTGTGCGCAGTTAATCAAATATATGGGGACGAAGGCCAAGATTGCTCCGCATTTTCATGCCTATGCCACATCCATGTATGAACTGTCTGCGCTCAGAACGGAGATTGAACGATGCATTCGTAATGGTCGCGTGACGGATTACGCGAGCAAGGATCTTGCGAAGGTTCGCAAACGCATCGCAGTCATCGAAGAGCGGCTGAAAAGCCGGCTCGATGCGCTGATGAGCAAGCATAGCTCGATCTTGCAGGAGCGGATCGTAAGCATGCGCAACGATCGGTATGTGCTACCGATCCGTCGGGAGCATCGCAAACTCATCAAGGGCACAGTCCTGGACGAATCGGCAAGCGGCCAGACGGTCTTCGTGGAGCCAGCAGATATCGCCCATATTCAGCACGAGCTTGCGGGTTACAGAGCGGAGGAAGCGCGGATCGAAGCCAAGATATTAAGCGATTTAACGACATACGTCGAGCAGTACACTTACGAGATTCAAGTGAATGTCGATACTGTAGGGATCTATGATTTCGTATTCGCGAAAGCCAAATATGCGATGACGATCGATGGCAGGAATGTACGATTAAATGATGCAGGGGTATTGGAGCTCATTGCAGCAAGACATCCACTGCTACGGCATATGGTGCCGCTTCAGTTCGCGATCGGACGAAATTACAAGTCCCTTATTATTACGGGCCCCAACACGGGGGGTAAGACATTAGCCCTGAAGACGGTTGGGCTCTTGACCTTAATGGTTCAGTCCGGATTGCTGGTTCCAGCGGCGGAAGAGAGCATATTCTCCGTCTTCGATCAAGTCATGGTCGACATTGGAGATGGTCAGAGTATTGAACATGCACTTAGCACATTCTCAGCGCATATTCGACATGTCATTGAGATCCTCGACGTTGCTGGACCTGGAACGCTGATCTTGATTGACGAGATGGCTTCTGGTACGGATCCGGGTGAAGGCGTCGGGTTGTCGATCGCCATTCTGGAAGAGCTGCATCGCCGGGGTTCGACGGTCGTCGCGACGACGCATTTTACCGAGATTAAAAATTTCGCATCCGTTACGCCAGGCTTCGAGAACGCCCGTATGGCATTCGATCCAGAGACATTGCAGCCAGCCTATCGGTTAATTATCGGAGAGGCAGGACAGAGCTATGCGTTCTTGATCGCGAAGAAGCTCGGTCTGCCAGAGGCGATTATCGCTCGTTCACGGGATATCACTTCGCAAGGTGTGACGGAACCGTTGCCTTCGGAGGTCCTAAAGTCAAAGGCTACCGAATCTTCCGCTCGTCATGTCACGATTGATTTACCGAACCAGCATCAACGGAAGGAAGGTGTGGTTGAATTACAAGGCGAATCGCGCGATAAGGATCGTGAATCTGGGTCGAACGAAGAGCATGATCATCCTTGCTCTGAGACGGAAGAGGTTCCCAGTCCGCCAAGGCCGCTGCAGCTTGGAGATCGCGTGCGGATTCCATATCTGGATCGAACGGGGGTCATCTATGAGACAGAGGATGCCAAAGGCATCATTGGCGTGATGATTCAGAAGCAGAAGCTGAAGATCAATAAGAAGCGGGTCGAACTCTATATCGAAGCCAAGGATCTCTATGGGGAAGATTATGATCTTAGCATTGTTCTCGATTCCAAAGAGAACCGTAAGAAGCGTAAACTGATGCATCGCAAGCATGTTGAAGGGCTGCGGATTGAGATGTCTCCGGAAGAGTAA
- a CDS encoding aminoglycoside 6-adenylyltransferase, whose product MRSEQEMFDLILRVAKEDDRIRAVYMNGSRTNPNAPKDIFQDYDIVYVVTETASFIQDEGWIHVFGDLLMIQEPDRMDQAAGISMNFDRSYTYLMLFMDGNRIDLHIETQESMKESYLSDKLTMPLLDKDQCLPLIPPPSDEDYHVKKPSEAEFHNACNEFWWCLQNVAKGIWRDEMPYARSMYEQTSQAMLDRMVSWWVGAQHHFDVSTGKMGKYLKTFLPSQIWEKYESTYANPDPEHFWDAVFAACDLFRTLATDVASHCGYMYNKSDDENMSGYLKRVRALPHDAEGIY is encoded by the coding sequence ATGCGTAGTGAACAGGAGATGTTCGATCTCATTTTGCGCGTCGCGAAGGAAGATGACCGCATTCGTGCGGTATATATGAACGGTTCGAGGACGAACCCGAATGCGCCAAAAGATATTTTTCAAGATTATGATATTGTGTATGTTGTAACGGAGACCGCTTCATTTATTCAAGATGAAGGGTGGATTCATGTATTCGGGGATCTACTGATGATCCAAGAACCGGACAGAATGGATCAGGCCGCAGGAATCTCGATGAATTTCGATCGATCCTATACCTATCTCATGCTGTTCATGGACGGCAATCGAATCGACCTGCACATCGAGACGCAAGAATCGATGAAGGAAAGCTATCTGAGTGATAAGCTGACAATGCCGCTGCTAGATAAGGATCAGTGCTTGCCGTTGATCCCACCGCCATCAGACGAAGATTACCATGTGAAGAAGCCGTCGGAGGCCGAATTTCACAATGCGTGCAATGAATTTTGGTGGTGTCTGCAGAATGTAGCCAAAGGCATTTGGCGGGATGAAATGCCGTATGCGAGATCTATGTACGAACAGACGTCACAAGCAATGTTGGACCGTATGGTCTCCTGGTGGGTCGGTGCACAACATCATTTTGACGTATCGACTGGGAAAATGGGTAAATACTTAAAGACATTTCTACCATCTCAGATTTGGGAGAAATACGAATCGACTTATGCGAACCCCGATCCTGAGCATTTCTGGGATGCCGTATTCGCTGCTTGCGATTTGTTCCGCACACTAGCAACCGATGTCGCGAGTCACTGTGGATATATGTATAACAAGAGCGATGATGAGAACATGAGCGGTTATTTGAAGCGAGTACGCGCATTACCGCATGATGCCGAAGGGATCTATTGA
- a CDS encoding GNAT family N-acetyltransferase, giving the protein MVTKKQFRQEDCPTPIRVQLIQLMRQAWPNAFDDVSDEQVIWPDTPDTHPVSLVYLDGDTIISHVAVPRKKIQHEGRVYTAYGISEMMTNPAYRRQGYGLELLREAAAYIQDQRPDLSIFTCEPHLISFYEQAGWTYMPGTHLIGGTRKKPFRSDSFGLATMVSFLSDEAKRDAESFRMKDVYVELGERKLW; this is encoded by the coding sequence ATGGTAACGAAGAAGCAATTTAGACAGGAAGATTGTCCGACACCGATCAGAGTTCAGCTGATCCAGCTGATGCGCCAGGCGTGGCCTAACGCTTTTGACGATGTCAGTGATGAGCAAGTCATCTGGCCGGATACACCCGATACGCATCCCGTCTCACTCGTATATCTTGATGGTGATACGATCATCAGTCATGTTGCGGTGCCGCGCAAGAAGATTCAGCATGAAGGCAGAGTTTATACGGCATATGGCATTAGCGAAATGATGACGAATCCGGCATATCGGAGACAAGGCTACGGATTAGAACTATTGCGCGAAGCAGCTGCCTATATTCAAGATCAGCGGCCAGATTTGAGTATTTTCACATGTGAGCCGCATTTGATTTCGTTCTATGAGCAAGCTGGCTGGACATATATGCCGGGTACCCATCTCATTGGCGGGACGCGCAAGAAGCCATTTCGCAGTGATTCATTCGGACTTGCTACGATGGTTAGCTTCCTCTCAGACGAAGCTAAGCGCGATGCGGAATCTTTTCGAATGAAGGATGTATATGTGGAGCTTGGCGAGCGAAAGTTATGGTAA
- a CDS encoding inorganic phosphate transporter, whose translation MEVSLWLLGLVIFLAVAFDFINGFHDTANAIATSISTRALTPRAAILLAAVMNFIGALMFSGVAKTIGGSVADPATLDNGVQIVIATLIAAIFWNLVTWWFGIPSSSSHALIGSLAGAVFMGAGSDHVNWSGFIGIVKGLILSPVIGFVIGYLVMTLLKWIFASRSPHAVNRGFRITQIFTAAMQSFAHGTNDAQKAMGIITFALVAGGIQDTLDVPLWVKITAATSMALGSSVGGWKIIKTMGTKIFRIEPINGFAADISAAGVIITSTLLHLPVSTTHVITSSILGVGSAKRFSSVKWSLATRIVMTWLITIPITAVLAGIIVKLLF comes from the coding sequence ATGGAAGTAAGTTTATGGTTATTAGGTTTGGTCATTTTTCTTGCGGTCGCATTTGATTTTATTAACGGATTTCACGATACGGCGAATGCCATTGCTACGTCAATCTCGACGAGGGCGCTTACACCTAGAGCAGCGATCTTGCTCGCGGCAGTGATGAACTTCATTGGTGCGCTCATGTTCTCTGGTGTCGCGAAGACGATTGGCGGCAGTGTCGCAGACCCTGCGACGCTGGATAATGGTGTTCAAATCGTCATTGCAACGTTAATTGCCGCAATCTTCTGGAATTTAGTGACGTGGTGGTTCGGCATTCCTTCATCTTCTTCCCATGCGCTTATTGGTTCTTTGGCTGGGGCTGTGTTCATGGGAGCTGGCTCTGATCATGTCAATTGGAGCGGATTTATCGGCATCGTGAAGGGCCTTATTCTCTCACCGGTTATCGGATTTGTAATTGGTTATCTCGTGATGACACTGCTCAAATGGATCTTCGCGAGTCGCAGTCCTCATGCTGTTAATCGCGGTTTCCGCATAACGCAGATTTTCACGGCAGCCATGCAATCCTTCGCACATGGAACCAATGATGCACAGAAAGCGATGGGGATCATTACTTTTGCGCTTGTGGCAGGTGGGATTCAAGATACGCTGGATGTGCCGTTATGGGTGAAGATTACTGCCGCAACCTCGATGGCATTAGGCTCGTCAGTTGGTGGTTGGAAGATTATTAAGACGATGGGGACCAAAATATTCCGGATTGAACCGATCAATGGCTTCGCAGCCGATATATCTGCAGCCGGCGTTATTATTACGAGTACGCTGTTACACTTGCCGGTCAGTACGACACATGTAATTACTTCATCCATTCTTGGCGTAGGGTCCGCGAAGCGCTTTTCTTCAGTTAAGTGGTCGCTTGCGACACGCATCGTCATGACTTGGTTGATTACGATTCCGATTACGGCGGTGTTAGCGGGTATCATCGTGAAGTTGTTATTCTAA
- a CDS encoding HD domain-containing protein, whose product MMERLQEQMAFIMEIDKLKNIVRRTKLIYADRNENDAEHSWHLAVMAMNLVEYANEPDLDIGKVMQMVLIHDIVEIDAGDTYAYDVSGHADKYERERQAAERIFGLLPADQKQAYVDLWQEFEGGISAEAKFASALDRLQPLIHNYKNQGSIWAANGITSTQVRERSNKIREGSEALWRYAQEIIDQSIAQGFLPE is encoded by the coding sequence ATGATGGAACGATTACAAGAACAGATGGCATTTATTATGGAGATCGATAAGCTGAAAAACATTGTGCGTAGAACCAAGTTGATCTATGCGGATCGCAACGAGAACGATGCAGAGCATTCCTGGCATCTGGCGGTGATGGCAATGAACCTCGTTGAATATGCCAATGAACCGGACTTAGACATCGGCAAAGTGATGCAGATGGTGCTTATTCACGATATTGTGGAGATTGATGCCGGGGATACGTACGCCTACGATGTATCTGGCCATGCAGACAAATATGAGCGGGAACGTCAAGCGGCAGAACGAATATTCGGATTATTGCCAGCGGATCAGAAGCAAGCCTATGTGGACCTGTGGCAGGAATTCGAGGGCGGCATTAGCGCTGAGGCTAAGTTCGCGAGCGCGCTGGATCGCTTGCAGCCGCTCATCCATAACTATAAGAATCAAGGCAGCATTTGGGCGGCAAATGGTATTACGAGTACGCAAGTGCGAGAAAGAAGCAACAAGATCAGAGAAGGTTCTGAAGCATTATGGAGATATGCGCAAGAGATCATCGATCAGAGTATTGCGCAAGGTTTTCTCCCGGAATAA
- the thrS gene encoding threonine--tRNA ligase, with translation MEIQVTLPNGTVRRYAQGTTIEQVAESISQSLKKQAIAGLIHGKPHDLSHSLTADCHLEIVTLDSKAGLEIYRHSTAHVMAQAIKRIYGQDAVHLGIGPVIEDGFYYDIDIEHPLSTHDLEAIAKEMGNIVQENLPIIRREVGREEAIRMYEALHEPLKLELIAGLPDDAVITIYDQGEFSDLCRGPHLPSTGRIKAFKLMHVAGAYWRGDSNNKMLQRIYGTAFPKKADLDEYLQMLEEAKNRDHRKLGRELELFMFSEEAPGMPFYLPKGMTIRNELEQFARELQVPRGYSEVRTPLMMNQRLWEQSGHWDHYQENMYFTEVDETKYALKPMNCPGHMLVFKNKLRSYRDLPLRISEFGQVHRHEFSGALNGMMRVRSFCQDDAHMFVRPDQIEEEIGRIISLIDLIYEVFGFSYTIELSTRPEDSMGSEELWDVAEKSLQRVLDDRGIVYRINEGDGAFYGPKIDFHILDALKRSWQCGTIQLDFQMPEKFDLSYIGEDNQKHRPVVIHRAVYGSIDRFIGIITEHFAGAFPLWLSPVQVKLLPVSTHELDYAFQVKEALEAAQIRVEVDVREEKLGYKIREAQLEKTPYMFVLGAQERLANSLSVRKRDEGDLGVKQLDEMINKLKEEIQARR, from the coding sequence ATGGAAATTCAAGTCACTTTGCCAAATGGAACAGTTAGGAGGTATGCACAAGGCACGACCATTGAACAAGTTGCAGAATCTATTAGCCAGAGCCTTAAGAAACAAGCCATTGCAGGGTTGATCCATGGGAAGCCCCATGATCTAAGTCATTCGCTGACAGCGGATTGTCATCTTGAAATCGTGACGTTAGATAGCAAGGCTGGGCTAGAGATTTATCGTCACAGTACAGCCCATGTCATGGCGCAAGCGATCAAACGAATTTATGGTCAAGACGCGGTTCATCTCGGGATTGGACCGGTGATCGAAGATGGATTCTACTATGACATTGATATTGAACACCCCTTGTCTACGCATGATCTTGAAGCGATTGCCAAAGAAATGGGTAACATTGTGCAAGAGAATCTTCCGATTATCAGACGCGAGGTGGGGCGTGAAGAGGCCATTCGGATGTATGAAGCGCTGCATGAGCCATTGAAGCTCGAACTCATTGCTGGTCTTCCAGATGATGCCGTGATCACGATTTATGATCAAGGGGAGTTCTCCGATTTATGCCGCGGGCCGCATTTGCCATCGACAGGACGGATCAAAGCGTTTAAGTTGATGCATGTTGCCGGCGCTTACTGGCGCGGCGATTCGAACAATAAAATGCTGCAGCGGATTTACGGGACAGCATTTCCGAAGAAAGCAGATCTGGATGAGTATCTTCAGATGCTAGAAGAGGCGAAAAATCGAGATCACCGCAAGCTCGGCAGAGAGCTGGAGCTCTTTATGTTCTCAGAAGAGGCGCCAGGAATGCCGTTCTACTTACCTAAAGGGATGACGATTCGCAATGAACTTGAGCAATTCGCCCGCGAGCTGCAAGTGCCGCGAGGATACAGCGAGGTACGGACGCCGCTGATGATGAATCAACGTCTATGGGAGCAATCCGGACATTGGGATCACTATCAAGAGAATATGTACTTCACAGAGGTAGATGAGACGAAGTATGCTTTGAAGCCGATGAATTGTCCGGGGCATATGCTCGTGTTCAAGAATAAGCTGCGTTCTTATCGTGATTTGCCGCTGCGGATATCCGAATTTGGTCAAGTTCACCGCCACGAATTTTCGGGCGCCTTAAATGGAATGATGCGCGTACGCTCCTTCTGTCAAGACGATGCGCATATGTTCGTTCGTCCCGATCAGATCGAGGAAGAGATCGGTCGGATTATTTCGTTGATCGATCTGATTTATGAAGTATTCGGGTTCTCGTATACGATCGAGTTATCTACTAGACCCGAGGATTCTATGGGATCCGAAGAATTATGGGATGTTGCAGAGAAATCGCTTCAGCGCGTACTTGATGATCGTGGGATAGTCTATCGGATCAATGAAGGAGACGGAGCTTTCTATGGACCGAAGATCGACTTCCATATTCTTGATGCGCTGAAGCGCAGCTGGCAATGCGGAACGATCCAGCTTGATTTCCAGATGCCAGAGAAATTCGATCTCTCTTACATTGGGGAAGACAATCAGAAGCATCGCCCGGTCGTTATTCATCGCGCTGTCTACGGTTCTATTGATCGCTTTATCGGCATTATTACGGAGCACTTTGCCGGCGCTTTTCCATTATGGCTCTCGCCTGTGCAGGTAAAGCTGCTGCCTGTATCCACGCATGAGCTGGATTACGCGTTCCAAGTGAAGGAAGCGCTGGAGGCGGCACAGATACGCGTTGAAGTGGATGTGCGAGAAGAGAAGCTCGGGTACAAAATTCGGGAGGCGCAGCTGGAGAAGACGCCTTATATGTTCGTCCTGGGCGCCCAAGAGAGACTTGCCAATTCCCTATCCGTTCGAAAAAGAGATGAGGGAGATTTAGGCGTCAAGCAACTCGATGAAATGATCAACAAGCTGAAAGAAGAGATACAGGCGCGACGTTAG
- a CDS encoding amidase family protein, giving the protein MTATFDWLIEADIEQMQAAMASGELSAVELVQFYLDRIEQYDKKLDTILEINPDALAIAEALDAERQRNGSRGPLHGIPILVKDNIDTHDRMHTSAGSIALANSYAAEDSFVAAKLRSAGAILLGKANMTEWANFMSSTMWSGYSSRGGLVLNPYGPGEIFVGGSSSGSGASIAANLAAAAIGTETSGSIISPASQNGIVGIKPTVGLVSRSGIIPIAISQDSAGPMTRTVRDTAILLGALTGVDPRDPATASSEGHAYTDYTQFLDADYLPHARIGVPRCYIRDLDQDRRNLIEAAIEVLRDKGATIVDPVTLPCEHAAWGSNIMRYEFKKGLNDYLARLDDTVPVRTLADVIQYNEAHASLALKYGQDVLTWAEETRGDLTEPEYRESLARNKALAADQGIDYVLQEHQLDALVLLGCEDGVDLAAMAGYPVITVPGGYAENGVTAPGGYNTKGPQGITFIGTAYSEPTLLKIAYSYEQATRHRVQPSLDEYVMKS; this is encoded by the coding sequence ATGACCGCAACATTCGATTGGTTAATTGAGGCAGATATCGAACAAATGCAAGCCGCTATGGCGTCGGGAGAACTCAGCGCTGTAGAGCTTGTGCAGTTCTATTTGGATCGGATCGAGCAATATGACAAGAAGTTAGATACGATTCTAGAGATCAACCCAGATGCACTAGCCATCGCAGAGGCATTGGATGCCGAGCGGCAGCGCAATGGGAGCAGAGGACCATTACACGGAATTCCTATTCTAGTAAAAGATAATATCGACACCCATGATCGAATGCATACAAGTGCAGGTTCGATCGCGCTTGCCAATTCCTATGCAGCAGAAGATTCCTTTGTTGCGGCGAAGTTGCGTTCTGCCGGTGCGATTTTGCTCGGAAAAGCCAACATGACCGAATGGGCGAATTTCATGTCGAGCACGATGTGGTCGGGGTATAGCTCAAGAGGTGGACTTGTATTAAATCCTTATGGACCGGGAGAAATTTTCGTGGGCGGTTCCAGCTCAGGATCTGGCGCATCTATTGCCGCGAATTTAGCCGCAGCCGCGATTGGGACCGAAACTTCGGGGTCGATTATCAGTCCAGCGAGTCAGAATGGCATCGTTGGAATCAAACCGACCGTTGGGCTTGTGAGCAGGTCAGGTATCATCCCGATTGCGATATCCCAAGATTCAGCAGGACCGATGACAAGAACAGTTCGGGATACCGCGATATTGTTAGGGGCTCTGACGGGTGTAGATCCGAGGGATCCGGCCACGGCTTCAAGTGAAGGACATGCGTATACTGACTATACACAATTCCTGGATGCAGATTATCTTCCGCATGCCCGCATTGGCGTTCCTCGATGTTACATTCGGGATTTAGATCAAGATCGTCGTAACCTGATTGAAGCGGCGATAGAGGTGCTGCGGGACAAGGGAGCCACAATTGTCGATCCCGTGACGCTTCCCTGCGAACATGCGGCATGGGGATCTAATATTATGAGGTATGAGTTCAAGAAAGGCCTGAACGATTATTTAGCGCGGTTAGATGATACCGTACCTGTTCGTACATTAGCTGATGTGATTCAGTACAATGAGGCCCATGCGAGTCTTGCGTTAAAATATGGTCAGGATGTGTTGACGTGGGCAGAAGAGACGCGCGGCGATCTGACTGAGCCGGAATATCGTGAGAGCCTCGCGCGGAACAAGGCATTGGCTGCGGATCAAGGTATAGACTATGTCCTACAGGAGCATCAATTGGATGCGCTCGTCCTTCTAGGTTGCGAGGATGGCGTCGATCTGGCAGCCATGGCGGGCTATCCAGTCATTACGGTTCCGGGCGGATACGCGGAGAATGGAGTGACGGCGCCAGGCGGTTATAACACGAAAGGACCGCAAGGCATTACATTTATCGGCACGGCGTATAGCGAGCCAACCTTGCTGAAGATTGCGTATAGCTACGAGCAAGCTACGCGACATCGCGTACAGCCTTCGCTTGATGAATATGTAATGAAGTCATAG
- the map gene encoding type I methionyl aminopeptidase → MIIKSEPELARMREAGRIVAECHAFLAEKIKPGVTTLALDRMVEQHIRKRGALPSFKGHHGFTASICAARNDVICHGFPDNEPLLDGDVITIDLGAHYKGYHGDSGWTYAVGQVSDPIKKLMEDCHKALMLGIEQAVSGKRIGDIGHAIQTFADRHNYGNVRQFTGHGIGQDLWEEPAVPHYGRQGSGPVLKNGLVLAIEPMFTLGDWNAFIDADGWTARTIDGSICVQYEHTVAITEHGPELLTRL, encoded by the coding sequence ATGATCATCAAGTCAGAACCAGAATTAGCACGGATGCGGGAAGCGGGGCGTATCGTTGCTGAATGTCATGCGTTTCTCGCAGAGAAGATTAAACCAGGCGTAACCACGCTAGCATTGGATCGAATGGTTGAACAGCATATTCGCAAGAGAGGTGCTCTGCCAAGCTTCAAAGGTCATCATGGCTTCACCGCTTCGATCTGCGCAGCCAGGAACGATGTGATCTGTCACGGGTTTCCGGACAACGAGCCGCTGCTGGACGGGGATGTGATTACTATTGACCTTGGGGCGCATTACAAAGGCTATCACGGCGATTCAGGTTGGACATATGCTGTAGGGCAAGTATCCGATCCGATTAAGAAGCTGATGGAAGACTGCCACAAGGCATTAATGCTTGGCATCGAGCAAGCCGTGAGCGGCAAGCGCATAGGCGATATTGGTCATGCGATCCAGACCTTTGCAGATCGGCATAACTACGGGAATGTCAGACAGTTTACAGGCCATGGCATCGGTCAAGACCTCTGGGAAGAGCCTGCCGTTCCGCATTATGGCCGCCAAGGCTCCGGGCCTGTATTGAAGAATGGACTTGTTCTTGCGATCGAGCCGATGTTCACGCTTGGGGATTGGAATGCGTTTATTGACGCGGACGGCTGGACGGCTCGCACGATCGATGGTTCAATCTGTGTCCAATATGAACATACGGTAGCGATTACGGAGCACGGACCTGAGTTATTAACGAGACTATAG
- a CDS encoding NUDIX hydrolase: MLKYNICFMKRGEEILLLNREKSSWMGCWNGIGGKLEANETIRASMIREIREETGIEIDHLQFKGMITWTVDEESFGGMYVYMAEVPVDFEYVTPIRTDEGILDWKKISWIVHPENHGIATNIPHTLPMMLKDAVCYDHHCMYEGSQLREMVSHVIDARMEYDDHLLHEYLSQHGHKQFTMA; encoded by the coding sequence ATGCTGAAATATAATATTTGTTTTATGAAGCGAGGGGAAGAGATTCTTCTATTAAATCGCGAGAAATCGAGCTGGATGGGATGCTGGAACGGGATAGGCGGCAAGCTCGAAGCCAATGAGACCATACGTGCTTCCATGATTCGTGAGATTCGGGAAGAAACGGGTATTGAGATTGATCATCTTCAGTTCAAAGGCATGATTACATGGACGGTTGATGAAGAAAGCTTCGGCGGGATGTATGTCTATATGGCTGAAGTTCCGGTAGATTTCGAGTATGTTACGCCGATTCGAACGGACGAAGGGATTCTGGATTGGAAAAAGATCTCTTGGATCGTACACCCGGAGAATCACGGTATCGCGACGAACATACCGCATACACTGCCGATGATGCTGAAAGACGCGGTGTGTTATGATCATCATTGCATGTATGAGGGATCGCAACTGAGAGAGATGGTCTCCCACGTTATCGATGCCCGGATGGAGTATGATGATCATCTGCTTCATGAGTATCTGTCTCAGCATGGGCATAAGCAATTCACAATGGCTTAA